In Desulfosoma caldarium, the following are encoded in one genomic region:
- the lpxC gene encoding UDP-3-O-acyl-N-acetylglucosamine deacetylase has translation MEKGISDILDVLKWDGLGWYAPCHERTARRKRPVRYDLFTQHTIRAEVRFGGTGLHSGAHVHVRLRPAPPDHGVVFYRVDVPGTPAVPARYDHVVDTSLATVIGKDGVSVSTVEHFMAAVRVAGLDNLRVEIDGVEMPVLDGSAKPFLEILQNAGVKAQRASKQCLRVQRAFMVSEGDAYIKVFPSDVLRICYTIDFPHPLVGRQALTWSFDPGSFARDVASARTFGFLRDVESLQSRGLALGGSLENAVVFDDLNVLNPDGLRYRDECVRHKVLDFVGDLGLCPFPVFGSFEAYKAGHALHNRLLRALCERPGYVRFMPAAAASARRLMPLRPNLYWKPPVVPA, from the coding sequence ATGGAAAAGGGAATCTCGGATATTTTGGACGTGCTGAAGTGGGATGGGCTCGGCTGGTACGCCCCTTGCCATGAGAGGACGGCGAGGAGGAAGAGACCAGTGCGCTATGACCTTTTCACGCAGCATACCATTCGAGCGGAAGTGCGATTTGGCGGGACGGGCCTGCATTCTGGGGCTCATGTGCATGTCAGGCTTCGTCCCGCGCCTCCCGACCACGGCGTGGTCTTTTACCGCGTCGATGTGCCGGGAACTCCGGCCGTGCCGGCCCGCTACGACCATGTGGTGGACACATCCTTGGCGACCGTGATCGGCAAGGATGGCGTGTCCGTGTCCACGGTGGAACATTTCATGGCGGCGGTGCGGGTGGCCGGTCTGGACAACCTGCGGGTGGAAATCGATGGAGTCGAAATGCCGGTTCTGGACGGCAGTGCCAAGCCGTTTCTGGAAATTCTTCAAAATGCCGGCGTGAAAGCCCAAAGGGCTTCCAAGCAGTGTTTGCGCGTTCAGCGTGCGTTCATGGTGAGCGAGGGAGATGCGTATATTAAGGTGTTTCCTTCCGATGTGTTGCGCATTTGCTACACCATCGACTTTCCCCATCCTTTGGTGGGACGTCAGGCCTTGACCTGGTCGTTTGATCCGGGCTCTTTTGCTCGGGATGTGGCGTCCGCCCGCACTTTTGGGTTTTTGAGGGACGTGGAGAGTTTGCAGAGTCGCGGGCTGGCTTTGGGTGGATCCCTGGAAAATGCCGTGGTCTTTGACGACCTGAATGTGCTCAATCCCGACGGACTGCGGTACCGGGACGAGTGTGTGCGGCACAAGGTCCTAGACTTTGTGGGCGACTTGGGGTTGTGCCCCTTCCCGGTCTTTGGATCCTTTGAAGCCTACAAGGCAGGGCACGCTCTGCACAATCGGCTCTTGCGCGCGCTGTGCGAAAGACCTGGATACGTGCGCTTTATGCCGGCCGCTGCGGCTTCTGCGCGACGGCTCATGCCGCTGCGTCCGAACCTTTACTGGAAACCACCGGTGGTGCCTGCCTGA
- a CDS encoding DUF6125 family protein, with amino-acid sequence MSQEPAIKNFEELTAEELIPWVMDGLRRTLVHYGCWFREVEYQLGMSKAMDVEAEAGDAAFSIILKRLSKVLGFEMDGEVPKALKSLDKAKLLELMNAVGINWLANDGVWFQAVEKRFGMDTAKRCNDTCWTRFSPYEALRIKKLLGLSPLPGLEGLKAALGYRLYARINRQTIEDVDEHSFIFRMVDCRVQGARKRKGLPDYPCKSAGLVEYPYFAEAIDPRIQTECVGCPPDAHPDAWWCAWKFTLKRA; translated from the coding sequence ATGAGTCAGGAACCGGCAATCAAGAACTTTGAAGAACTAACGGCCGAGGAACTCATTCCCTGGGTGATGGACGGTCTTCGGCGCACCCTGGTGCATTACGGATGCTGGTTTCGGGAAGTGGAATACCAACTGGGCATGAGCAAGGCCATGGACGTGGAGGCGGAAGCTGGTGATGCGGCTTTTTCCATTATTTTGAAGCGCTTGTCCAAGGTTTTGGGCTTTGAGATGGACGGTGAGGTGCCCAAGGCGCTGAAAAGCCTGGACAAAGCCAAGCTGCTTGAACTCATGAATGCCGTGGGAATCAACTGGCTGGCCAACGACGGTGTGTGGTTTCAGGCCGTGGAAAAACGCTTCGGCATGGATACGGCCAAACGCTGTAACGATACCTGCTGGACACGCTTTTCACCCTACGAAGCCTTGCGTATTAAGAAGCTCCTCGGCCTCTCCCCCTTGCCCGGCCTGGAAGGGCTCAAGGCCGCTCTGGGCTATCGCCTCTATGCGCGCATCAACCGGCAGACGATTGAGGACGTGGATGAGCACAGCTTTATTTTTCGCATGGTGGACTGCCGCGTTCAAGGGGCTCGCAAGCGCAAAGGCCTTCCGGACTACCCGTGCAAATCGGCTGGACTCGTGGAATATCCCTATTTTGCGGAAGCCATCGACCCGCGCATTCAGACCGAGTGCGTGGGATGCCCACCCGACGCTCACCCCGATGCCTGGTGGTGTGCCTGGAAATTCACCTTAAAACGCGCGTAG
- a CDS encoding PAS domain S-box protein gives MKSENAQPTMSWRWIVLCAIAAIAFAAGGAWVLRAHLETHAKESDQFLKTIAEYKAQELAVWVQDQMDDALALQKSAAFMEPLSQYLAGDGTAPSKTLEDLVRYVAVSHDVDDVILLDRDGKVRFSLSGTEEVHSEGVAAIQEALRNLRPIMTDVHLDTRTKQAHLGVAVPVVCSGTFPGEAAGGVLLVTRASRFIDPVTQVWPVPSASGEVLLVRREGDAVIFLSALRYAPDAAFRLRLPLNRQDSPAAMAAQGHTGVVYGIDYRGVPVKAAITPVQGTSWFLVVKMDRREIEAAGRKIFLSTVGHIIGFIILLFVLVFWAKQRAHKAHFKRLYQAEAELRRSLARQAAVVQAMSEAVIATDSRGRVEVWNAEAEKLTEWSAQEVHGKPLANVVTVCGERKNLLEEGLWRLARQGGELEGDETIFVQTRSGRKVPVALKISKLEGASNDSKALIFCVRDQSRERLSRRIMEIRLELMERSETQGLDEVLPPTLQAVADLLESGEGFYVALNGDGSRVSCVHWSENVPKSFCGGRVDEGHRELHQAGLWADAVRTGKPVIVNAYGSSRLERGLPEGHGRLRRLLVVPVVRDGVPRALLALANKTSDYTESDAETLEILAGIIHQVVEHRQAEEGLRQSEARYRSLFRDHKAVKLLIDPTDGRIVDANQAAVALYGWSHEQLTQMFIQQINTLPPEVVKERMAEVEGGRRGYFEFQHRCADGSVRDVEVYSSRVDVGGKAYLHSVIHDVTGKKRMEAERARWLTAIEQAGEVVLITDPEGFIQYVNPAFETVTGYTRDEAVGQKPGILKSGLQDEAFYRELWTTLKAGKKWSGRMVNKKKDGTLYTEEATITPVKDAEGRIVNFVAVMRDITEKLRLEEQFHQAQKLESVGRLAGGVAHDYNNSLTIILGFADMALRRVPSESVVARYLHEIIRAGERSAAITRQLLAFARKQIINPVLIDVNTAVAGTLKMLQRLIGEDIHLVWQPGANLWKVKLDPVQLDQILVNLCVNAKDAIGGVGTITLETANVSFDEAYCAAHAEFVPGDYVMLAVTDTGCGMDKDTLGKIFEPFFTTKEMGKGTGLGLSTVYGIVRQNQGFVNVYSEVGVGTTFKIYLPRAHEAEVTAVEERSVPEIPRARGETILVVEDDRVLLEMTETMLKDLGYEVLVAAGPVQALDAAREHPGFIDLLITDVVMPDMNGKNLAAEIRDRRPGIKVLFTSGYTANAIAHHGVLDPGVFFLPKPFGYQDLALRVRQVLDSSEG, from the coding sequence GTGAAAAGCGAAAACGCACAACCGACCATGTCGTGGCGATGGATTGTGCTGTGCGCCATTGCCGCCATAGCCTTTGCCGCGGGTGGCGCTTGGGTTCTTCGCGCTCATCTGGAGACCCACGCCAAAGAAAGCGACCAATTTCTCAAGACCATAGCCGAATACAAAGCCCAAGAACTGGCCGTCTGGGTGCAAGACCAAATGGACGATGCCTTGGCGCTGCAAAAATCTGCAGCTTTCATGGAACCTTTGTCACAGTATTTGGCCGGTGACGGGACGGCGCCGTCGAAAACGCTGGAAGATCTGGTCCGATACGTGGCCGTCAGCCATGATGTGGACGACGTGATTCTGCTGGACCGAGACGGAAAGGTGCGCTTTTCTCTAAGCGGAACAGAAGAGGTGCATTCTGAAGGGGTTGCTGCCATCCAAGAGGCGCTTCGAAATTTGCGGCCCATCATGACCGACGTGCACCTCGATACCCGCACCAAGCAGGCTCATTTGGGCGTGGCCGTGCCCGTGGTCTGCAGTGGAACTTTTCCTGGCGAGGCCGCTGGGGGTGTTCTGCTTGTCACCAGGGCATCCCGGTTCATCGATCCTGTCACCCAGGTGTGGCCCGTGCCCAGTGCCAGTGGTGAAGTGTTGTTAGTGCGGCGCGAAGGGGATGCGGTGATTTTCCTCAGTGCGTTGCGTTACGCGCCCGATGCGGCGTTCCGGCTTCGCCTGCCATTGAACCGGCAAGATTCTCCAGCCGCCATGGCCGCTCAAGGGCACACCGGTGTGGTTTACGGAATCGACTACCGCGGTGTTCCTGTGAAAGCGGCCATCACGCCCGTTCAGGGGACCTCATGGTTCCTGGTGGTCAAGATGGACCGCCGCGAGATTGAAGCAGCCGGCCGTAAAATCTTTCTGTCCACCGTGGGGCACATTATCGGTTTTATAATTCTTCTGTTCGTGCTCGTTTTTTGGGCTAAACAAAGGGCGCACAAAGCTCACTTTAAAAGACTCTATCAAGCTGAAGCCGAACTGCGGCGATCTTTGGCACGCCAGGCGGCCGTGGTCCAGGCCATGAGCGAGGCGGTCATCGCCACAGACTCTCGAGGCCGTGTGGAGGTCTGGAATGCCGAGGCGGAAAAGCTAACGGAATGGTCAGCCCAAGAGGTTCACGGAAAGCCCTTGGCCAACGTCGTGACGGTGTGCGGCGAGCGGAAAAATCTGCTGGAAGAAGGCCTCTGGCGACTCGCTCGACAGGGGGGAGAGTTGGAGGGCGATGAGACAATTTTCGTCCAGACGCGGTCGGGTCGCAAGGTTCCGGTAGCGCTGAAGATCTCAAAACTGGAAGGGGCCTCGAACGACTCCAAGGCTCTCATCTTTTGTGTGCGGGATCAGAGCCGGGAAAGGCTGTCCCGGCGCATCATGGAAATTCGCCTTGAACTCATGGAACGCTCGGAAACTCAGGGGCTCGACGAGGTGCTGCCCCCAACGCTTCAAGCCGTGGCCGATCTTTTGGAAAGCGGCGAAGGTTTTTACGTCGCTTTGAACGGCGATGGCTCACGCGTTTCATGCGTGCACTGGTCCGAAAACGTGCCCAAGTCGTTTTGTGGAGGCCGTGTTGACGAAGGGCATCGTGAGCTGCACCAGGCCGGTTTGTGGGCCGATGCGGTTCGAACAGGAAAACCCGTCATCGTGAATGCATACGGCTCGTCGCGCCTCGAAAGGGGATTGCCCGAAGGGCATGGGCGGCTGCGGCGCCTTCTGGTGGTCCCTGTTGTGCGGGACGGCGTGCCGCGGGCACTTTTGGCCCTGGCCAACAAGACTTCGGACTACACGGAATCCGACGCGGAAACCCTTGAGATTCTGGCGGGAATCATCCACCAAGTGGTGGAGCATCGCCAAGCCGAAGAGGGACTTCGGCAAAGCGAGGCCCGCTACAGAAGCCTTTTTCGAGACCACAAGGCCGTCAAACTGCTCATTGATCCCACGGACGGGCGCATCGTGGACGCCAACCAGGCCGCCGTCGCCTTGTACGGCTGGTCTCATGAACAACTGACCCAGATGTTCATTCAGCAGATCAACACGCTACCGCCGGAAGTCGTCAAAGAACGTATGGCGGAAGTGGAAGGCGGCCGGCGGGGCTATTTTGAATTCCAACACCGATGCGCTGACGGGTCCGTGCGCGACGTGGAAGTGTACAGCAGCCGAGTGGATGTGGGCGGAAAAGCGTATCTGCACTCCGTCATCCATGATGTGACGGGGAAAAAACGGATGGAAGCGGAGCGGGCTCGATGGCTGACGGCCATTGAGCAGGCCGGAGAGGTGGTGCTCATCACCGATCCCGAGGGCTTTATTCAGTACGTGAATCCGGCCTTTGAGACGGTCACGGGATACACGCGGGACGAGGCTGTGGGCCAAAAGCCGGGCATCTTGAAGAGCGGGCTGCAGGATGAGGCGTTCTATCGGGAACTATGGACCACCTTGAAGGCCGGCAAGAAATGGTCGGGCCGCATGGTCAATAAGAAAAAAGATGGCACCTTGTACACCGAAGAAGCCACCATCACGCCGGTCAAGGATGCCGAAGGCCGCATCGTCAACTTCGTGGCCGTCATGCGCGACATCACGGAAAAGCTTCGGCTGGAAGAGCAATTCCATCAAGCACAAAAACTGGAATCCGTCGGGCGCCTGGCAGGCGGGGTGGCCCACGACTACAACAATAGCTTGACCATTATTTTGGGTTTCGCGGATATGGCTCTGCGGCGTGTGCCATCGGAAAGCGTCGTGGCGAGGTACCTTCATGAAATAATTCGGGCCGGGGAACGATCCGCAGCCATCACGCGCCAGCTTCTGGCTTTTGCGCGCAAACAGATCATCAATCCGGTGCTCATCGACGTGAATACCGCGGTGGCCGGCACCTTGAAGATGCTGCAGCGCCTTATCGGTGAAGACATCCATCTGGTGTGGCAGCCGGGGGCGAACCTGTGGAAGGTTAAGCTAGACCCTGTGCAGCTGGATCAGATTCTGGTCAACCTGTGCGTCAATGCCAAGGATGCCATTGGCGGCGTGGGAACGATCACCTTGGAAACGGCCAATGTGTCCTTTGACGAAGCGTATTGTGCCGCCCATGCAGAGTTTGTCCCCGGGGACTACGTCATGCTGGCCGTGACCGACACGGGCTGCGGCATGGATAAAGACACCCTGGGCAAGATTTTTGAACCCTTTTTCACCACTAAGGAGATGGGCAAAGGCACCGGCCTCGGCCTGTCCACCGTCTACGGCATTGTTCGACAGAATCAAGGGTTCGTCAATGTGTATAGTGAAGTCGGGGTGGGAACGACGTTCAAGATTTACTTGCCTCGAGCGCACGAGGCGGAAGTGACGGCCGTGGAGGAACGATCCGTCCCAGAAATCCCCCGGGCCAGGGGGGAAACCATCCTTGTGGTGGAAGACGATCGTGTGCTCTTGGAAATGACGGAGACGATGCTCAAGGATCTGGGCTATGAGGTCCTGGTGGCGGCAGGTCCCGTGCAGGCTCTTGACGCGGCACGAGAACACCCCGGATTCATCGACTTGCTCATCACCGACGTGGTGATGCCCGATATGAACGGAAAAAATCTCGCAGCTGAGATTCGAGATCGACGCCCCGGCATAAAGGTTCTTTTCACATCGGGTTATACTGCCAATGCCATTGCCCATCACGGGGTCTTGGACCCGGGCGTGTTCTTTTTGCCAAAACCTTTCGGATACCAAGATTTGGCCCTTCGGGTTCGGCAAGTCTTGGACAGCAGCGAAGGATGA
- the rnc gene encoding ribonuclease III — MSTRPLLHLQELLGHRFQNADLLRQALVHRSYAHERPETAVGDNERLEFLGDAVLSLIISHMLLKTFPHADEGNLSRMRASLVNENRLATIAAQLGLGLLMRLGKGEEMSGGRAKPSILADAVEALLGAVYLDGGLDAAFRVVRRFFDEKLEQVAAEEDPLRRLDKDFKTQLQEVTQAKKRLVPQYDVEREEGPDHDKTFYVSVSLEGRVLARGKGKSKKAAEQNAAQKALAALEAGETDP, encoded by the coding sequence GTGAGCACAAGACCCCTTCTTCATCTGCAAGAGCTTTTGGGACATCGCTTTCAAAACGCAGATCTGTTGCGTCAGGCCCTGGTGCATCGGTCCTACGCCCATGAAAGACCTGAGACGGCTGTCGGCGATAACGAACGCCTGGAATTTCTCGGGGATGCGGTTCTCAGTCTCATCATTTCCCACATGCTGCTAAAGACATTTCCTCACGCCGATGAAGGAAACTTGTCTCGCATGCGGGCATCCCTGGTTAATGAAAATCGTCTGGCGACCATCGCCGCCCAGCTGGGATTGGGACTCCTCATGCGACTGGGCAAAGGGGAGGAAATGTCGGGAGGGCGAGCCAAGCCGTCCATTCTGGCGGATGCCGTGGAAGCCCTTCTTGGAGCCGTGTACCTGGATGGCGGTCTGGATGCCGCCTTCCGTGTGGTGCGACGGTTTTTCGATGAAAAACTCGAACAGGTGGCCGCGGAAGAGGATCCCCTGCGCCGGCTGGACAAGGATTTCAAGACGCAGCTTCAAGAAGTCACGCAGGCAAAAAAACGTCTGGTGCCCCAGTACGATGTGGAACGGGAAGAGGGCCCGGATCACGACAAAACCTTTTACGTCAGTGTGAGTCTTGAAGGGCGTGTGCTCGCTCGAGGCAAGGGCAAAAGCAAGAAGGCGGCGGAACAGAACGCGGCGCAAAAGGCTTTGGCTGCTTTGGAGGCAGGAGAAACCGATCCGTGA
- a CDS encoding D-glycero-alpha-D-manno-heptose-1,7-bisphosphate 7-phosphatase yields MIIWVSLAEPMSGRFVFLDRDGILNRDRPDYVKNRDEFIFYADALEALRWLRRRSIHVVIISNQSALHRGLMDWQAFFQLHGHMVREVQRAEGWIDAAFYCPHRPDEKCSCRKPAPGMIRAAASLFSIPLAETAFIGDKLSDVAAAENAGCLPVLVQRTSQSVDVPEHVRVYNSLLDAVRTLV; encoded by the coding sequence ATGATCATTTGGGTCTCTTTAGCCGAGCCCATGTCGGGCCGCTTCGTGTTCCTGGACCGCGACGGCATTCTCAACCGGGACCGCCCCGACTATGTCAAAAATCGCGATGAGTTCATTTTCTATGCCGATGCGCTGGAAGCGCTGCGATGGTTGCGGAGGCGGTCCATCCATGTGGTGATCATCAGCAACCAATCCGCGCTGCATAGAGGGCTGATGGATTGGCAGGCGTTTTTTCAACTGCACGGTCACATGGTTCGGGAAGTGCAGCGCGCCGAAGGGTGGATCGATGCGGCCTTTTATTGCCCGCACCGACCCGACGAAAAGTGCTCATGTCGAAAGCCGGCACCCGGCATGATTCGGGCCGCGGCCTCCTTATTTTCCATCCCTCTTGCCGAAACGGCCTTTATCGGGGACAAGCTCAGCGATGTGGCTGCGGCCGAAAATGCGGGCTGCCTTCCCGTCCTTGTGCAGCGGACATCGCAGTCGGTGGACGTGCCGGAGCACGTTCGGGTATACAACTCTTTGCTCGATGCGGTAAGAACACTGGTGTGA
- the pckA gene encoding phosphoenolpyruvate carboxykinase (ATP) → METCDRPMDSRKVPVDAQGIVNYTRVFYNAPTPVLYEQAIKRQEGLLARSGPLVVRTGAYTGRAPQDKFLVREPSSEDKIWWGPVNRAFDPEDFDKLEARLLAYLQGREIYVQDCYVGADPKYRVAVRIITEMAWQSLFARNMFIRLRDRTELADFQPDYTVIAAPHFRASPEGDHTRSGAFIIEHFGKQRILIGGTGYGGEIKKSVFTMMNFILPEKGVFPMHCSANVGPNGHSAIFFGLSGTGKTSLSADPHRTLVGDDEHGWSDNGIFNFEGGCYAKVIRLSQEAEPQIYRCTQRFGTVLENVAIDTNTREIDLNDDSLTENTRAAYPLFFIENASADGMAPHPKDIVMLTCDAFGVLPPIARLQPHEAMFHFLSGYTAKVAGTEAGITEPQATFSTCFGAPFMALPPPVYAELLRRRMEAHGARCWLINTGWTQGPYGVGHRIPIAYTRAMVHAALNDALDTVAFHKEPYFGLLVPEECPGVPKELLTPAATWQDLRAYENQAKHLKGLFRKNFEQYADHVDPAVRAVLG, encoded by the coding sequence ATGGAAACGTGTGACAGGCCCATGGACAGTCGAAAAGTCCCGGTGGACGCGCAAGGGATCGTCAACTATACGCGAGTTTTTTACAACGCCCCAACACCCGTGCTTTACGAACAGGCCATCAAACGCCAGGAAGGCCTTTTGGCCCGCAGTGGCCCTTTGGTGGTACGTACCGGAGCTTACACCGGGCGGGCGCCCCAAGACAAATTTCTCGTTCGTGAGCCTTCCAGCGAGGACAAAATATGGTGGGGACCCGTTAATCGAGCTTTTGACCCAGAGGATTTCGACAAGCTGGAAGCGCGACTTCTCGCGTACTTGCAGGGTCGAGAAATCTACGTGCAAGACTGTTACGTGGGGGCCGACCCCAAGTATCGCGTGGCCGTGCGCATCATCACGGAAATGGCTTGGCAGAGCCTGTTTGCACGAAACATGTTCATTCGCCTTCGAGATCGAACAGAACTGGCTGATTTTCAACCGGACTACACGGTCATTGCCGCACCCCATTTTCGCGCCTCCCCCGAAGGGGACCACACACGTTCTGGGGCCTTTATTATCGAACACTTCGGCAAACAACGCATCCTCATCGGCGGCACGGGCTACGGCGGCGAGATCAAAAAGTCTGTGTTCACCATGATGAATTTCATTCTGCCTGAAAAGGGCGTCTTTCCCATGCACTGCTCGGCCAACGTGGGCCCAAATGGACACTCGGCCATCTTTTTCGGCCTTTCCGGTACCGGAAAGACCAGCCTTTCCGCCGATCCCCATCGAACTCTGGTGGGTGATGACGAACACGGCTGGAGCGACAACGGCATCTTTAATTTCGAAGGCGGCTGCTACGCCAAAGTCATTCGTTTGTCCCAGGAAGCTGAGCCCCAAATCTATCGGTGCACGCAACGGTTTGGCACGGTCTTGGAGAACGTGGCCATTGACACGAACACACGGGAAATCGACCTGAACGACGATTCCCTGACGGAAAACACTCGCGCCGCCTATCCTCTGTTTTTCATTGAAAACGCTTCTGCGGACGGCATGGCGCCCCATCCCAAGGACATTGTCATGCTCACCTGTGACGCCTTCGGCGTCCTGCCGCCCATTGCACGGCTACAGCCTCACGAAGCCATGTTCCACTTCCTTTCCGGTTACACGGCCAAGGTAGCCGGCACGGAAGCCGGCATCACGGAACCTCAGGCCACCTTCAGCACCTGCTTCGGCGCCCCGTTTATGGCGTTGCCGCCCCCCGTGTACGCCGAACTGCTGCGGCGCCGCATGGAAGCCCACGGGGCTCGATGCTGGCTCATCAATACAGGCTGGACGCAAGGTCCCTACGGCGTCGGCCACCGCATTCCCATCGCCTATACCCGCGCCATGGTCCACGCGGCCTTAAATGATGCTTTGGACACTGTGGCCTTTCACAAGGAACCCTATTTCGGGCTGCTGGTGCCTGAAGAATGCCCCGGCGTTCCCAAGGAACTCCTGACCCCCGCCGCCACGTGGCAGGACCTTCGAGCCTATGAAAACCAAGCGAAACACTTGAAAGGACTTTTTCGAAAGAATTTCGAGCAATACGCAGACCATGTGGATCCTGCCGTTCGCGCCGTCTTGGGCTGA
- a CDS encoding DUF1614 domain-containing protein: MFFPPFLVVFFFLFVFLLFLVFGLVKFGLFAMAFARLGIPPEHLFSLLFLCMIGSMINIPVKRLSLDDEPAPIDLVSFFGLRYRPPRWRRPREMVLAVNVGGAVIPTMISLYLLIHAQHPFRMLLATGVVTYVIHRMARPVPGLGIATPMFIPPLVAALAALVLNASWAPPTAYVAGTLGTLIGADLLNLHRLRELRAPVASIGGAGTFDGIFLTGILAVLLSW; encoded by the coding sequence ATGTTTTTTCCGCCGTTTCTCGTGGTCTTTTTCTTTCTGTTCGTCTTCTTACTTTTTCTGGTCTTCGGGCTCGTCAAATTCGGGCTCTTTGCCATGGCTTTCGCCCGATTGGGCATTCCACCGGAACACCTTTTTTCCCTTCTTTTTCTTTGCATGATCGGCAGTATGATCAACATTCCCGTCAAACGGCTTTCACTGGACGACGAGCCTGCGCCCATCGATCTGGTCTCCTTTTTTGGCCTGCGCTACCGACCGCCCCGGTGGCGGCGGCCTCGAGAAATGGTTCTGGCCGTCAATGTGGGCGGTGCCGTCATTCCCACCATGATCTCCCTCTATCTTTTGATTCACGCGCAGCATCCCTTTCGAATGCTCTTGGCCACAGGCGTCGTCACCTACGTGATCCATCGCATGGCCCGACCCGTTCCCGGCTTAGGGATTGCCACACCCATGTTCATTCCACCTCTGGTGGCCGCCTTAGCCGCTCTCGTCTTAAATGCCTCGTGGGCGCCTCCCACGGCCTACGTGGCCGGGACCTTGGGAACCCTTATCGGGGCCGACCTTCTGAACCTTCATCGCCTTCGTGAATTGAGGGCTCCCGTGGCCTCCATCGGCGGAGCTGGCACCTTTGATGGCATCTTTCTTACGGGCATTCTTGCCGTTCTCTTATCTTGGTAA